A portion of the Brassica napus cultivar Da-Ae unplaced genomic scaffold, Da-Ae ScsIHWf_1109;HRSCAF=1576, whole genome shotgun sequence genome contains these proteins:
- the LOC125595987 gene encoding UPF0481 protein At3g47200-like — protein sequence MIQGITEQDIEKAESPNKDVEKANSSRKPKVTEQDIDEAESSNKHEISYQDDDEKFAEILAKMNMLIHIGAESPKFQRKGEGSCSIFKIPQSLKKNHHKGYEPEIVSIGPYHHGKEHLQMLEEHKHRYLKLFLGEAKDGVDTNTLGRKIIQMETAIRNSYSEKLVVIKPEFLKMMLLDGCFILMLFFFISRHVLSSKKSPNDRILTTPWILSTIRSDLLLLENQVPLILLNTLLKESKISVNLEKLAFKFFNLSVAEKTKSQNLEAQHLLDLIRKNFINGTSQSPEKGPSNSHYDDSRLILSANRLRLQGIKFKASHYQPSSKKTSGYVPRRSSREETILDIKLNGNELHIPPIVFDEFISSVLLNCVAFEQLSTKCSNNITSYVVFMGCLMNDEADATYLSEKGIIQNYVGNGSDVSQFFKFICKDVAFDMSNSYLKEEFEGINNYTSNRWNVECARFKHLHFDSPWTVLSSFAVLAAILLSILQTIFGGLSYLHHCK from the coding sequence ATGATCCAAGGAATTACTGAACAAGATATTGAAAAAGCTGAAAGCCCCAATAAAGATGTTGAAAAAGCTAATAGTTCAAGGAAGCCAAAAGTTACCGAACAAGATATTGATGAAGCAGAGAGTTCAAACAAGCATGAAATCAGTTACcaagatgatgatgagaagtttGCAGAAATATTAGCAAAGATGAATATGCTCATTCATATTGGTGCAGAATCTCCGAAGTTTCAAAGAAAAGGGGAAGGTTCGTGTAGCATATTCAAGATTCCCCAAAGCCTGAAGAAGAACCATCACAAGGGCTATGAGCCTGAGATAGTGTCAATAGGTCCTTACCATCACGggaaagagcatctccaaaTGCTCGAGGAGCATAAACATCGTTATTTGAAACTTTTCCTTGGTGAGGCAAAAGATGGTGTCGATACCAACACTTTGGGtagaaaaataattcaaatggAGACAGCTATCCGGAACTCTTACTCTGAGAAGCTAGTAGTTATAAAACCGGAATTCCTCAAAATGATGCTCCTCGATGGTTGTTTCATTCTTATGTTGTTCTTCTTCATATCAAGACACGTTCTCTCAAGTAAGAAGTCACCAAATGATCGTATTCTGACAACGCCATggatcctctccaccatccGGAGTGATCTTCTGCTTTTGGAAAATCAGGTTCCTTTAATTCTTCTCAACACACTTTTGAAAGAATCAAAAATATCTGTAAATCTGGAGAAACTTGCATTCAAGTTCTTTAACCTTTCAGTGGCTGAGAAAACAAAATCTCAGAACCTTGAAGCACAACATTTGCTTGATCTGATTCGTAAGAACTTCATAAATGGTACTTCTCAGAGTCCTGAGAAAGGACCATCAAATTCTCATTATGATGATTCGAGACTGATCCTTTCAGCAAATAGACTACGCCTCCAGGGAATAAAATTTAAGGCTTCTCATTATCAACCTTCTTCAAAGAAAACTAGTGGCTATGTCCCGAGAAGAAGCTCGCGGGAAGAAACAATACTGGATATAAAACTAAACGGAAATGAGCTTCACATACCaccaatagtgtttgatgaATTCATCAGTTCGGTCTTGCTAAACTGTGTTGCTTTTGAGCAGTTATCTACAAAGTGTTCCAACAATATAACCAGCTATGTGGTTTTCATGGGATGTTTGATGAATGACGAAGCAGATGCTACCTATCTTAGTGAGAAAGGAATCATACAAAACTATGTTGGTAATGGGAGTGACGTCTCTCAATTCTTCAAATTCATTTGCAAAGATGTTGCCTTCGACATGAGTAATAGTTACTTGAAAGAAGAGTTCGAGGGGATTAACAATTACACTTCAAACAGATGGAATGTGGAGTGTGCAAGGTTCAAGCACCTTCACTTTGATTCTCCTTGGACTGTTCTATCATCTTTCGCTGTTTTGGCAGCTATTTTGCTTTCAATACTCCAGACTATTTTCGGAGGCCTCAGTTATCTTCATCATTGTAAGTAA